In a genomic window of Pangasianodon hypophthalmus isolate fPanHyp1 chromosome 19, fPanHyp1.pri, whole genome shotgun sequence:
- the sirt5 gene encoding NAD-dependent protein deacylase sirtuin-5, mitochondrial isoform X1 — MKIVKWRLSGGQADSFHPSHLLNQVYGEAVSRAGCDFGTLMIVQALVYKAVTLRLCSRVKFTWCASKMARPSSDLAAFRKDFAKAKHIAIITGAGVSAESGVPTFRGAGGYWRKWQAQDLATPQAFSRDPSLVWEFYHYRREVMSSKQPNPAHLAIAECEARLSQQGRSVVVITQNIDELHRRAGSRNVLEIHGSLFKTRCMSCGEVKENYKSPICSALEGKGAPDPKAKDARIPKEDLPRCEAKRCRGLLRPHVVWFGESLDPDILTRADQELNRCDLCLVVGTSSIVYPAAMFAPQVAARGVPVAEFNMECTPATTCFMYHFDGPCGSTLPPALAPHESEGV, encoded by the exons ATGAAAATAGTAAAATGGCGTCTCAGTGGTGGGCAGGCAGACAGCTTTCACCCTTCTCACCTTCTGAACCAGGTTTATGGAGAAGCCGTTTCCAG agCTGGGTGTGATTTTGGAACCCTGATGATTGTGCAGGCGTTGGTCTACAAGGCTGTGACCCTTCGTCTATGTTCCAGAGTCAAATTCACCTGGTGTGCATCTAAGATGGCCAGACCAAGCTCAG attTAGCAGCTTTTCGTAAAGACTTCGCTAAGGCCAAGCACATAGCGATAATCACTGGAGCTGGAGTCAGTGCAGAGAGTGGAGTGCCAACCTTCAGAGGAGCTGGTGGCTACTGGAGGAAGTGGCAGGCTCAG gaTTTGGCCACCCCACAAGCATTCTCCCGAGATCCATCCCTGGTTTGGGAGTTTTATCACTATAGACGTGAG gTTATGTCCAGTAAGCAGCCGAATCCAGCCCACCTGGCTATAGCCGAGTGCGAGGCCCGCCTCAGCCAACAGGGGCGCTCTGTGGTTGTTATTACGCAGAATATTGATGAGTTGCATCGTCGAGCAGGTTCCAGAAATGTGCTGGAGATCCATG GTAGTCTGTTTAAAACTCGCTGCATGAGCTGTGGTGAAGTCAAGGAGAACTACAAGAGCCCTATATGCTCTGCTTTGGAGGGGAAAGg AGCACCTGATCCCAAAGCCAAAGATGCCAGAATACCAAAAGAAGATCtgcccag aTGTGAGGCGAAGCGCTGTCGTGGTCTTCTGAGGCCTCATGTGGTGTGGTTTGGAGAGTCGCTGGATCCTGATATTCTGACCAGAGCAGATCAAGAGCTGAATAGATGTGATCTCTGCTTAGTG GTGGGTACGTCCTCGATAGTTTACCCAGCAGCCATGTTTGCTCCTCAGGTGGCAGCTAGAGGAGTGCCTGTGGCTGAATTTAACATGGAATGCACACCTGCCACCACGTGCTTTAT GTATCATTTTGATGGTCCGTGTGGTAGCACTCTGCCTCCTGCCCTGGCACCCCATGAGAGCGAGGGTGTCTGA
- the sirt5 gene encoding NAD-dependent protein deacylase sirtuin-5, mitochondrial isoform X2, whose product MEGPHMAVRVRCPQTFGRIVYVRAGCDFGTLMIVQALVYKAVTLRLCSRVKFTWCASKMARPSSDLAAFRKDFAKAKHIAIITGAGVSAESGVPTFRGAGGYWRKWQAQDLATPQAFSRDPSLVWEFYHYRREVMSSKQPNPAHLAIAECEARLSQQGRSVVVITQNIDELHRRAGSRNVLEIHGSLFKTRCMSCGEVKENYKSPICSALEGKGAPDPKAKDARIPKEDLPRCEAKRCRGLLRPHVVWFGESLDPDILTRADQELNRCDLCLVVGTSSIVYPAAMFAPQVAARGVPVAEFNMECTPATTCFMYHFDGPCGSTLPPALAPHESEGV is encoded by the exons atGGAAGGCCCACACATGGCTGTGagggtcagatgtccacaaacttttggccgtatagtgtatgtgag agCTGGGTGTGATTTTGGAACCCTGATGATTGTGCAGGCGTTGGTCTACAAGGCTGTGACCCTTCGTCTATGTTCCAGAGTCAAATTCACCTGGTGTGCATCTAAGATGGCCAGACCAAGCTCAG attTAGCAGCTTTTCGTAAAGACTTCGCTAAGGCCAAGCACATAGCGATAATCACTGGAGCTGGAGTCAGTGCAGAGAGTGGAGTGCCAACCTTCAGAGGAGCTGGTGGCTACTGGAGGAAGTGGCAGGCTCAG gaTTTGGCCACCCCACAAGCATTCTCCCGAGATCCATCCCTGGTTTGGGAGTTTTATCACTATAGACGTGAG gTTATGTCCAGTAAGCAGCCGAATCCAGCCCACCTGGCTATAGCCGAGTGCGAGGCCCGCCTCAGCCAACAGGGGCGCTCTGTGGTTGTTATTACGCAGAATATTGATGAGTTGCATCGTCGAGCAGGTTCCAGAAATGTGCTGGAGATCCATG GTAGTCTGTTTAAAACTCGCTGCATGAGCTGTGGTGAAGTCAAGGAGAACTACAAGAGCCCTATATGCTCTGCTTTGGAGGGGAAAGg AGCACCTGATCCCAAAGCCAAAGATGCCAGAATACCAAAAGAAGATCtgcccag aTGTGAGGCGAAGCGCTGTCGTGGTCTTCTGAGGCCTCATGTGGTGTGGTTTGGAGAGTCGCTGGATCCTGATATTCTGACCAGAGCAGATCAAGAGCTGAATAGATGTGATCTCTGCTTAGTG GTGGGTACGTCCTCGATAGTTTACCCAGCAGCCATGTTTGCTCCTCAGGTGGCAGCTAGAGGAGTGCCTGTGGCTGAATTTAACATGGAATGCACACCTGCCACCACGTGCTTTAT GTATCATTTTGATGGTCCGTGTGGTAGCACTCTGCCTCCTGCCCTGGCACCCCATGAGAGCGAGGGTGTCTGA
- the sirt5 gene encoding NAD-dependent protein deacylase sirtuin-5, mitochondrial isoform X3, which yields MSNLWFGLSWSNYRRNFCLPGAGCDFGTLMIVQALVYKAVTLRLCSRVKFTWCASKMARPSSDLAAFRKDFAKAKHIAIITGAGVSAESGVPTFRGAGGYWRKWQAQDLATPQAFSRDPSLVWEFYHYRREVMSSKQPNPAHLAIAECEARLSQQGRSVVVITQNIDELHRRAGSRNVLEIHGSLFKTRCMSCGEVKENYKSPICSALEGKGAPDPKAKDARIPKEDLPRCEAKRCRGLLRPHVVWFGESLDPDILTRADQELNRCDLCLVVGTSSIVYPAAMFAPQVAARGVPVAEFNMECTPATTCFMYHFDGPCGSTLPPALAPHESEGV from the exons ATGTCGAATCTGTGGTTTGGTTTGTCATGGTCCAATTACCGCAGGAACTTTTGTTTACCAGG agCTGGGTGTGATTTTGGAACCCTGATGATTGTGCAGGCGTTGGTCTACAAGGCTGTGACCCTTCGTCTATGTTCCAGAGTCAAATTCACCTGGTGTGCATCTAAGATGGCCAGACCAAGCTCAG attTAGCAGCTTTTCGTAAAGACTTCGCTAAGGCCAAGCACATAGCGATAATCACTGGAGCTGGAGTCAGTGCAGAGAGTGGAGTGCCAACCTTCAGAGGAGCTGGTGGCTACTGGAGGAAGTGGCAGGCTCAG gaTTTGGCCACCCCACAAGCATTCTCCCGAGATCCATCCCTGGTTTGGGAGTTTTATCACTATAGACGTGAG gTTATGTCCAGTAAGCAGCCGAATCCAGCCCACCTGGCTATAGCCGAGTGCGAGGCCCGCCTCAGCCAACAGGGGCGCTCTGTGGTTGTTATTACGCAGAATATTGATGAGTTGCATCGTCGAGCAGGTTCCAGAAATGTGCTGGAGATCCATG GTAGTCTGTTTAAAACTCGCTGCATGAGCTGTGGTGAAGTCAAGGAGAACTACAAGAGCCCTATATGCTCTGCTTTGGAGGGGAAAGg AGCACCTGATCCCAAAGCCAAAGATGCCAGAATACCAAAAGAAGATCtgcccag aTGTGAGGCGAAGCGCTGTCGTGGTCTTCTGAGGCCTCATGTGGTGTGGTTTGGAGAGTCGCTGGATCCTGATATTCTGACCAGAGCAGATCAAGAGCTGAATAGATGTGATCTCTGCTTAGTG GTGGGTACGTCCTCGATAGTTTACCCAGCAGCCATGTTTGCTCCTCAGGTGGCAGCTAGAGGAGTGCCTGTGGCTGAATTTAACATGGAATGCACACCTGCCACCACGTGCTTTAT GTATCATTTTGATGGTCCGTGTGGTAGCACTCTGCCTCCTGCCCTGGCACCCCATGAGAGCGAGGGTGTCTGA
- the ftr63 gene encoding LOW QUALITY PROTEIN: E3 ubiquitin/ISG15 ligase TRIM25 (The sequence of the model RefSeq protein was modified relative to this genomic sequence to represent the inferred CDS: inserted 7 bases in 4 codons; deleted 2 bases in 1 codon; substituted 11 bases at 11 genomic stop codons): MAEASILISEDELCCSIXLACGHSFCMSCITXDQQLGIYSCPQCRETFDTRHDLCRNMLACVVDKLRKTGLQSSDPCYSKSGDVECDICTRIKCKAVKSCLLCLASCCEVHIXPHKESFALMKHTVIEASVKLHEKFGKQIFTFKICPQHGKLLEVFCCTDQKCICYLCILDDHSSHNTVSXIAERAEKEASVETQSNYTQRILGRKGDXSHKVRALQRXTNRFALTLXXKLNNIFSHSAQVAVEDTERMFHELIXIEKKCSEVTDQIRAQDKVKLNHTKDDINHSQTQTQDDILCSYNVVTSNIVLSLFQFYSSLNLVKINMPHSYEDVKIFVYKLKEKIESTKLYPNFSSQMNSQXITSHNSQNTWQNPFIFATHAKTPAKSQTTFAFXSTPITQSQSIFGLTLKPTTQPQSILSQCVFGFSSTPATPSXSVFGFPXTPATQSQSVFGIRFSSTPVTQFQSVFGFSSTPGTQSXCIFGFSSTPATQSXSVFGFPSTPTTQSQSVFGFSSTPVTPS, translated from the exons ATGGCAGAAGCTAGTATTTTAATAAGTGAAGATGAGCTCTGCTGTTCAAT TTTAGCTTGTGGACACAGTTTCTGCATGTCCTGCATTA GGGATCAGCAGCTAGGGATCTAcagttgtcctcagtgcagagagACCTTTGATACAAGGCATGATCTATGCAGGAACATGCTGGCTTGCGTAGTGGACAAATTAAGAAAAACTGGACTACAAAGCTCTGATCCCTGTTATTCTAAatctggagatgtggagtgtgatatCTGTACTAGAATTAAATGCAAAGCAGTCAAGTCCTGCCTGTTATGTCTGGCATCTTGCTGTGAAGTTCATATTTGACCTCACAAGGAATCTTTTGCCCTGATGAAGCATACTGTGATAGAAGCCTCTGTAAAACTACATGAAAAATTTGGTAAAcaaatttttacattt aaaattTGTCCACAGCATGGGAAACTTCTGGAGGTATTCTGTTGTACAGATCAGAAATGCATTTGCTATCTATGCATCTTGGATGATCACTCCAGTCATAATACGGTTTC GATAGCTGAGAGGGCAGAGAAAGAGGCAA GTGTAGAGACCCAGAGCAACTACACACAGAGAATTCTGGGGAGAAAGGGGGACTAGTCACACAAGGTGAGAGCATTGCAGAGATAAACTAATAGATTCGCTTTGACGCTTTAATAAAAGctaaacaacattttttcccattctgcaCAAGTAGCAGTAGAGGACACTGAGAGGATGTTTCATGAGCTTAT CATTGAGAAAAAATGTTCTGAGGTGACAGACCAGATCAGAGCTCAGGATAAAGTTAAACTGAATCACACCAAAGATGACATCAAtcactcacagacacagacacaagaTGACATCCTATGTAGTTACAATGTAGTTACATCCAACATTGTGTTGTCTCTGTTtcaattttat TCTAGTCTTAATCTAGTAAAGATAAATATGCCACACTCGTATGAGGATGTAAAGATATTTGTCTATAAACTTAAAGAGAAGATTGAAAGTACCAAATTGTATCCCAATTTTTCTTCTCAAATGAACAGTCAGTAAATAACTTCTCACAACTCCCAGAATACCTGGC AAAACCCATTCATCTTTGCCACCCATGCCAAGACTCCTGCTAAATCCCAAACCACATTTGCATTTTGATCAACACCTATCACTCAGTCCCAATCCATCTTTGGTCTCACATTAAAACCTACTACTCAACCCCAATCCATTTTG TCCCAATGTGTATTTGGATTTTCATCAACACCTGCCACTCCATCCTAATCTGTATTTGGGTTCCCATGAACACCTGCTACTCAATCCCAATCTGTATTTGG TATTCGATTCTCATCAACACCTGTCACTCAATTCCAATCTGTATTTGGGTTCTCTTCAACACCTGGCACTCAATCCTAATGTATATTTGGGTTTTCATCAACACCTGCCACTCAATCCTAGTCTGTATTTGGGTTCCCATCAACACCTACCACTCAGTCCcaatctgtatttggattttcATCAACACCTGTCACTCCATCCTAA